The Manis javanica isolate MJ-LG chromosome 4, MJ_LKY, whole genome shotgun sequence genome contains a region encoding:
- the UNC119 gene encoding protein unc-119 homolog A, producing MKVKKGGDGAGTGAEPAPGALGPSVEPRPEPQLQAESESGSESEPEAGPGPRIGPLQRKQPIGPDDVLGLQRITGDYLCSPEENIYKIDFVRFKIRDMDSGTVLFEIKKPPASERLPINQRDLDPSAGRFVRYQFTPAFLRLRQVGATVEFTVGDKPVNNFRMIERHYFRNQLLKSFDFHFGFCIPSSKNTCEHIYDFPPLSEELINEMVRHPYETQSDSFYFVDDRLVMHNKADYSYSGTP from the exons ATGAAGGTGAAGAAGGGCGGCGACGGGGCCGGAACGGGGGCGGAGCCGGCTCCCGGGGCCTTGGGCCCGAGCGTGGAGCCCAGGCCGGAACCGCAGCTGCAGGCGGAATCCGAGTCTGGGTCCGAGTCGGAGCCGGAggcaggcccagggcccaggatAGGGCCGCTGCAGAGGAAGCAGCCCATAGGGCCCGACGACGTACTGGGGCTGCAGCGGATCACAGGCG ACTACCTGTGCTCCCCCGAGGAGAATATCTACAAGATCGACTTTGTCAGGTTCAAGATCCGGGACATGGATTCAGGCACTGTCCTCTTTGAAATCAAGAAGCCCCCAGCCTCAG AGCGGTTGCCCATCAACCAGCGGGACCTGGACCCCAGTGCTGGGCGCTTTGTCCGCTACCAGTTCACACCTGCTTTCCTCCGCCTGAGGCAGGTGGGAGCCAC GGTGGAGTTCACAGTGGGAGACAAACCTGTTAACAACTTccgcatgatagagaggcactaCTTCCGCAACCAGCTGCTCAAAAGTTTTGACTTCCACTTTGGCTTCTGCATCCCCAGCAGCAAGAACACCTGTGAACACATCTATGACTTCCCCCCGCTCTCCGAGGAGCTGA TCAATGAGATGGTCCGTCACCCGTATGAAACACAGTCTGACAGTTTCTACTTCGTGGATGACCGGCTGGTGATGCACAACAAAGCAGACTATTCCTACAGTGGGACACCCTGA